The DNA region GTGGAAGTGCTGGCCATCCCCGGCAACCTGGCGCAGTTCGACACCATTCCGGCGCTGGTGGACACGGTGCTGGCGCGCTTCGGCACGATAGACATCCTCGTCAACAATGCCGGCGCCACCTGGGGCGCGCCGGCCGAGTCATACCCGGACGAGGCGTGGCACAAGGTCATGGACCTGAACATCAACGCCGTCTTCTACCTCTCGCGCGAAGTGGGCCGGCGCGTCATGATCCCGCGAGGCAGCGGCAAGATCATCAACATCGCCTCGGCCGCCGGCACGCGCGGCACGGCCAAGGGCGTGACCACGATCGCGTACAACACCTCCAAGGCGGCGGCGATCAATTTCACCCGCGCGCTGGCCTGCGAATGGGGCCCCCACAACATCAACGTCAACGCCATATGCCCCGGATACTTTTCCTCGCGTATGGCCGACGCATCCATCCAGCGCATGGGCGCTTCGCTGCTGGACCGCATCCCCCTGGGCCGCGTCGGCGGCGAGGAAGACCTGAAGGGAATCGCGGTTTTCCTGGCGAGCGAGGCGTCGCGTCACATTACGGGCCAGGCCATCCTCGTGGACGGCGGCGCGAGCGCCAGCGCATGAGGCATAAGCGCTTATCGGAGGCGGTTAAACAATGATCGACAAATTCATGGACAGCGTGCACGAGGCGGTGGCCGACGTGTTCGACGGCGCGACGGTGCTGGTCGGCGGCTTCGGCGGCGCGGGGCATCCCACCGAACTCCTGCATGCCTTGCTGGAGCAAGGCGCGCGCGACCTGACCGTGGTGAGCAATAACGCGGGCAACAACGAAGTGGGATTGGCCGCGCTGATCAAGGCGGAACGCGTCAGGAAGATGATCTGTTCCTTCCCGCGCGCCTCGCACTCCTATGTCTTCAACCAGTTCTATGCCGAAGGCCGCATCGAACTGGAGTGCGTGCCGCAGGGAACCATCGCCGAACGCCTGCACGCGGCGGGCGCCGGGGTGGGCGGCTTCTACGTCCGCACCAGCTACGGCACCGACCTGGCCGAAGGTAAGGAAGTGCGCGAAATCAACGGCCAGCACTATGTATTCGAATATCCGCTGCACGCCGATTTCGCGCTGGTCCGGGCGCAGAAAGGCGACCGCTGGGGCAACCTGGTCTACAACAAGACTGCCCGCAACTTCGGCCCCGTGATGTGCCAGGCGGCCAAGACCACCATCGTCCAGGTCAGGCACAAGGTCGCATTGGGCGAACTCGATCCCGAGGCCATCGTCACGCCGGGCATATTCGTGAACCGCGTGGTCGAAG from Bordetella genomosp. 10 includes:
- a CDS encoding SDR family oxidoreductase, with the protein product MSVKELFQLAGKVALVTGGSRGLGLQIAEALGELGCKVAITARKEAELENARQHLEAQGVEVLAIPGNLAQFDTIPALVDTVLARFGTIDILVNNAGATWGAPAESYPDEAWHKVMDLNINAVFYLSREVGRRVMIPRGSGKIINIASAAGTRGTAKGVTTIAYNTSKAAAINFTRALACEWGPHNINVNAICPGYFSSRMADASIQRMGASLLDRIPLGRVGGEEDLKGIAVFLASEASRHITGQAILVDGGASASA
- a CDS encoding 3-oxoacid CoA-transferase subunit A — encoded protein: MIDKFMDSVHEAVADVFDGATVLVGGFGGAGHPTELLHALLEQGARDLTVVSNNAGNNEVGLAALIKAERVRKMICSFPRASHSYVFNQFYAEGRIELECVPQGTIAERLHAAGAGVGGFYVRTSYGTDLAEGKEVREINGQHYVFEYPLHADFALVRAQKGDRWGNLVYNKTARNFGPVMCQAAKTTIVQVRHKVALGELDPEAIVTPGIFVNRVVEVADPKFSS